ATAATTAAGGTCCCACAGGACTGGGCTCATGCGACCCAGTTTATGGGGACATTACTAACAGAACTGATCAAAAAAGGGGTCACGCCAACACAAGCACTTGATTATTGGCTGGTTGAAATTCACAATAAGACCGTCCCCAATTGGGCAACAGAACGGCAGACATCAACACAGGCTATCCGAAAGAACATCGAAAAGGCCACAGAACGCCTCAACGAAGACGGTAGCAGCCTCGAATATGACTCCGATCACTATTTCAACTCGGTGTATGACGGCCGATATACGACCGAAAACCGGCGTGTCGTTACGGTGAATGGCCACCACTTGGATCCACAAACCGACCTCTATGATTATTCACCATCTGGCAGCCTCAGTTGGGGGTATCGTGGTGCAGGTCCAACCCAGTTGGCTGCGGCGATGCTTTGTGATGTATTTGGTGCGGATCAGGTTGACCATGACATGATTGTGAGCTTTCGAAGATTTTGTAATAAAAAAATGGGGCAGGGTGGACACTGGCGCATTGATGAAGATGAGATCTTCGAGTGGTACGATGACTATACCGAACACGATTCTTCTTGAGAGTGCTGTGTTGAATAGCGATCTAATCAGCTGTTATCACGGAGCAGAAGAACGAAGCCGAGGAAATCAATTCTGTCCATGGAAGTCGATCTCCTCGACTTCGTTGAGTAGTGTTACCGCCTAGTCAAACAAGCGTTGGGAAAGCACGCGGGTGAGCCCGCCAGCGGCGGGTTCGCCCGCTGGAAACACGTTGTGCTACACTGTCTTCGGCTCGAAGACGGCCACAGCTACCGAGAAACGCCGAATCGGCTGAAGTATATGGCCGAGATTCGTGACGCACTCGGCTTAGATCCAGACGATCTCCCAGACTACAGCACGATCTACAAGTCGTTTGATCGGCTGAAAATGTGGGTATGGCGGGCGCTGCTGCGCGTTTCCGCGCAGCAGCACCCGCAGTCCAGACACGCTGCGCTCGACAGCACGTTCTTCGACCGGCGACGTGCCTCCTCGTACGTTCGCCAGCGGGCAGGACGGACGATACAGACGCTGAAAGTGACGACATTGACTGATGTGGAATCACTAGCTGTTCTCGACGTTCACATCACAGCGCGGTGGAAGCATGACACGAAGACCGGACCGCAGGTCGTCCGCCGAAACGCGGACGACCTACAGTCCGTCGCCGCCGACAACGGCTTCCAAGACTGGCACACCGAGTACGAAATCGCCGCACACGACATCGATTACCTCGTTCATTATCGCGGCTCGTCAGCGAACGCAACCGCGAAAAACGCTCTGAACCGGGCAAAGGGCTACTCTCAGCGGTGGATGGCCGAAACATCCTACTCGACAACCAAGCGCTCGCTCGACGATGCCGTGCGAGCGCTTGGCTGGTATCGGCAGTTCCGTGAAATCGTCTTGATGTTCGCCATTACCAACATAGAACCATTGTGTGAGCCGCTGTAACCGTGACTCAGCATCTATTCAACACAGCAGTCTGGAGGAAGTTGAGGATCGGGCGATCAATTGGGGCAGGGCTTCCGCCGTCACCTGTTGGTGGCACCATCGAGGGAGCTACCCGGAGACTTGTCCGCCGTCGGCGCTGGCACGTTGTTGGCGAGCGCGTTCGTAGCGCTCACGTTCCTCCCGTGCGGTTGCCCAGTCGGCGAGGTCACTGTACACGACGTCGATCGTTCGTTCGTCACTCGCCTCCGCCATAGCCACGGCATCAACCGCAGCCGGTGTTGCAGCGTCGTACGCGTCCTCGTAGTCGGAAATTCGTTTAGTCAACTCGAGAACATTTCCCTGTAACTCTTCGACGGAGTGGTCTGCAGCGAGCTGGTTGATGCGTCGCCACTCAAAGTATGCGTCATTGCGTTCATAGGTGGTTGGATGACCGTTATGACGTGTGACGATGCCGAGATCCGTGAACCAGCTGAGGTACTTTCGAGCAGTCTTCGGGTCACACTCTACCCGCTCGGCAATAGTACTCGCCGTTGATGCTTCTCGGGTCTGGAGGATAGTCCCATAGATACGCTGTTCGACATTATCCCCGCTAAACGGGTCATCGAACGAAGGGGGGCCATCGGTGGACGCTGTGTCAGGAATACGTCTTCTTGCGAGGCGATAGATATAATTCTTGCTTCAAGGAATAATTTCTTGCGTGAAGTAATGTTGCCGTACCTGCTGGGTGGAACCAAGACATGTAGTCGTTTGAGACGACAAAGCCATCTCGTGATGGCGGGAGAGTTCCGATCTCTCGGGCCACGCCGAGAGAGTAGGATGAGGTAGCGCTGTGAACTGCGGGTTTTTTCTGTTCTCTATCGGATCATTCGTATGGTCCCCGCAATCGCGCACTTCTTAATTGGGACCGTGCTCCTGCTCACAGCAGCGGCGCCAGTTACGTGCGCAGTGAGTCTTAGGAGTCAACGATGGTGTCG
This genomic window from Halorubrum sp. PV6 contains:
- a CDS encoding DUF6166 domain-containing protein translates to MFRGSLNRLNHRTVDIFILKKEHEGMNVNHPIDKEILKNTLRQHSANIVEDPDLGIETEFLEKLTLVNDDLKNAQNTLQANLKYILGCATTGTDDIHLLWQSSNYIIFDDREGILIEGLSDKIDFVSDLSLIHKMHSRMANEIFRNFTERPSREGDTWIIKVPQDWAHATQFMGTLLTELIKKGVTPTQALDYWLVEIHNKTVPNWATERQTSTQAIRKNIEKATERLNEDGSSLEYDSDHYFNSVYDGRYTTENRRVVTVNGHHLDPQTDLYDYSPSGSLSWGYRGAGPTQLAAAMLCDVFGADQVDHDMIVSFRRFCNKKMGQGGHWRIDEDEIFEWYDDYTEHDSS
- a CDS encoding IS5 family transposase, which codes for MGKHAGEPASGGFARWKHVVLHCLRLEDGHSYRETPNRLKYMAEIRDALGLDPDDLPDYSTIYKSFDRLKMWVWRALLRVSAQQHPQSRHAALDSTFFDRRRASSYVRQRAGRTIQTLKVTTLTDVESLAVLDVHITARWKHDTKTGPQVVRRNADDLQSVAADNGFQDWHTEYEIAAHDIDYLVHYRGSSANATAKNALNRAKGYSQRWMAETSYSTTKRSLDDAVRALGWYRQFREIVLMFAITNIEPLCEPL
- a CDS encoding sugar-specific transcriptional regulator TrmB, yielding MPDTASTDGPPSFDDPFSGDNVEQRIYGTILQTREASTASTIAERVECDPKTARKYLSWFTDLGIVTRHNGHPTTYERNDAYFEWRRINQLAADHSVEELQGNVLELTKRISDYEDAYDAATPAAVDAVAMAEASDERTIDVVYSDLADWATAREERERYERARQQRASADGGQVSG